A stretch of the Synechocystis sp. PCC 7338 genome encodes the following:
- a CDS encoding c-type cytochrome, giving the protein MPKVCNAKLSPLAISWQLPADVEGELKQSNFNIVQRAVDTFAWQEFIALNWPAMVGDRGVPDKNLAINAPGPRVWETWKETSEVYLPNGVAPKPWNSNEPLPNDLVGDRATKILFRQSKVDEVLNDDFQPTKADGALPGTLTDQWGNVVRYEIRMNKVLFDYVVENELYNPEQQALLPKINAPDGSILIKAAWREINPEESSRFHTVPAYVQNLTTKEHQLRQVGLVGFHIMYKTPSAPQWIWSTYEQVDNVPGLEHDSSSNTAFSFHGDRCVNCLTNQQTEPGIPNQVTRKIPIPSENPDCSQPTKAVDNIVELNRLVQRGLGDSVWANYQLINAQWAIPKPPTDNNPDTVFRVLPALLANTTMETYIQETSSCMGCHSIARSSNVKKFASADFSFTFADALPTQIDPQVVSPPSEPITTWDNSHWNGILRGYQLATQTYEEMPEFVPTAKLHCASCHLNAGANPKASSWFGMMKKYQYPETDHLQKRINLCFEHSLNGKPLPITADNPDFQAFITYMQWLDEQAQVLNIDLPKTPYPPIVKLAGNAKRGQAIFEQKCAFCHGASGQGRYGSGTYYRPALWGDHSFNRQAGMARIDTLAEFIHGNMPYQFDGVLTEQEAWDLAAYIDGQPRPDGPPFSGN; this is encoded by the coding sequence ATCTCCCCTTGCTATTAGTTGGCAGTTGCCGGCAGACGTGGAAGGGGAACTCAAGCAAAGTAATTTCAATATTGTGCAACGGGCAGTGGATACCTTTGCCTGGCAGGAATTTATTGCCCTTAATTGGCCTGCTATGGTCGGCGATCGGGGAGTTCCAGATAAAAATTTGGCTATCAACGCTCCAGGGCCGAGGGTGTGGGAAACCTGGAAAGAAACCAGTGAAGTTTATTTACCCAATGGAGTTGCACCAAAGCCATGGAATAGTAATGAACCCTTACCTAATGACTTAGTTGGTGACAGGGCAACCAAAATTCTCTTTCGCCAAAGTAAGGTTGATGAAGTGCTTAACGACGACTTTCAACCCACTAAAGCGGATGGGGCCCTGCCGGGAACTTTGACTGATCAGTGGGGCAACGTGGTGCGTTACGAAATTCGCATGAATAAGGTGTTGTTTGATTATGTGGTGGAAAATGAGCTTTATAACCCAGAACAACAGGCTCTTTTACCTAAAATCAATGCCCCCGATGGCTCTATTTTGATTAAGGCCGCTTGGCGGGAAATTAACCCAGAAGAATCCAGCCGCTTCCACACAGTGCCGGCCTATGTGCAGAATTTAACCACCAAGGAACATCAACTACGCCAGGTGGGTTTGGTGGGTTTCCACATTATGTATAAAACCCCCAGTGCACCCCAGTGGATTTGGTCCACCTATGAACAGGTGGACAATGTGCCTGGCTTAGAGCATGATTCTTCTAGCAATACAGCCTTTTCTTTCCATGGCGATCGGTGTGTCAATTGCCTAACTAATCAACAAACGGAACCTGGTATTCCCAACCAAGTTACCCGTAAAATCCCTATTCCCTCCGAAAATCCTGATTGCAGTCAACCCACTAAGGCGGTGGATAACATTGTTGAGCTCAATCGCCTTGTGCAACGAGGACTGGGGGATTCCGTTTGGGCCAACTATCAGTTAATCAATGCTCAATGGGCCATTCCCAAGCCGCCGACAGATAACAATCCCGACACCGTTTTTCGTGTTTTGCCGGCTCTGTTAGCCAATACCACTATGGAAACCTATATTCAGGAAACTTCTTCCTGTATGGGTTGTCATTCCATTGCTCGGAGCAGCAATGTGAAAAAATTTGCCTCGGCAGATTTTAGTTTTACCTTTGCCGATGCCCTCCCCACTCAAATTGATCCCCAAGTTGTTTCTCCCCCCAGCGAACCGATAACAACCTGGGATAATAGCCATTGGAATGGTATTCTGCGGGGCTATCAACTAGCCACCCAAACCTATGAGGAAATGCCGGAATTTGTGCCCACCGCCAAGCTCCATTGCGCCAGTTGTCATTTAAATGCCGGGGCTAATCCAAAAGCATCTTCCTGGTTTGGGATGATGAAGAAATATCAATATCCAGAAACTGATCATTTACAAAAAAGAATCAATCTTTGTTTTGAGCATAGTCTGAATGGAAAACCTCTGCCCATTACGGCCGATAACCCTGATTTCCAAGCTTTCATCACCTATATGCAGTGGTTGGATGAACAGGCCCAGGTGCTGAACATAGACTTACCCAAAACGCCCTATCCTCCTATTGTCAAACTGGCGGGGAATGCAAAGCGGGGCCAGGCAATTTTTGAGCAGAAATGTGCTTTTTGTCATGGGGCGTCGGGGCAGGGCCGTTATGGCAGTGGCACCTATTATCGCCCGGCCCTATGGGGAGACCATTCTTTCAATCGCCAGGCAGGGATGGCAAGGATTGATACCCTAGCGGAATTTATCCATGGCAATATGCCCTACCAGTTTGATGGGGTTTTAACGGAGCAAGAAGCTTGGGATTTAGCCGCCTACATTGATGGTCAACCAAGACCAGATGGGCCACCATTCTCAGGGAATTAG
- the cimA gene encoding citramalate synthase — MTVSNNPLWLYDTTLRDGAQREGISLSLTDKLTIARRLDQLGIPFIEGGWPGANPKDVQFFWQLQEEPLEQAEIVAFCSTRRPHKAVETDKMLQAILSAGTRWVTIFGKSWDLHVLEGLQTSLAENLAMISDTIAYLRSQGRRVIYDAEHWFDGYRANPDYALATLATAHQAGAEWLVMCDTNGGTLPVQITEITTKVRQGLGLDGRSEHQPQLGIHAHNDSGTAVANSLLAVEAGATMVQGTINGYGERCGNANLCTLIPNLQLKLHYDCIKPEQLAHLTSTSRLISEMVNLAPDDHAPFVGRSAFAHKGGIHVSAVQRNPFTYEHIAPELVGNERRIVVSEQAGLSNVLSKAELFGIALDRQDPACRTILETLKDLEQQGYQFEAAEASFELLMRQAMGDRQPLFVVQGFQVHCDLLTPAENPAYRNALATVKVTVNGQNILEVAEGNGPVSALDQALRKALTRFYPQIADFHLTDYKVRILDGGAGTSAKTRVLVESSNGDRRWTTVGVSGNILEASYQAVVEGIEYGLRLLTCGLTNQTVTPS, encoded by the coding sequence ATGACCGTTAGCAACAATCCCCTTTGGCTCTACGACACCACCCTCCGAGACGGAGCCCAGCGGGAAGGCATTTCTTTGTCCTTGACCGACAAATTGACCATTGCCCGTCGCCTCGACCAGTTGGGCATTCCCTTTATTGAAGGGGGTTGGCCTGGGGCTAATCCTAAGGATGTGCAGTTTTTTTGGCAGTTACAGGAAGAGCCTTTGGAACAGGCGGAAATTGTGGCTTTTTGTTCCACCCGTCGGCCCCATAAAGCAGTGGAAACGGACAAAATGCTCCAGGCAATCCTTTCTGCTGGAACCCGCTGGGTAACCATTTTTGGTAAGTCCTGGGATCTGCATGTGCTGGAGGGATTGCAAACTAGCTTGGCGGAAAATTTGGCCATGATCAGCGACACGATCGCCTATCTACGCAGTCAAGGGCGGCGGGTAATTTACGATGCGGAACACTGGTTTGATGGTTATCGAGCTAATCCTGACTATGCCTTGGCCACCTTAGCCACTGCCCATCAGGCCGGGGCGGAATGGTTAGTGATGTGCGACACCAATGGGGGCACCTTACCGGTGCAAATTACTGAAATTACCACCAAAGTCCGCCAGGGTTTAGGACTAGACGGTCGGTCTGAACATCAACCCCAACTTGGTATCCATGCCCACAATGACAGCGGTACGGCGGTGGCCAATTCCCTCCTGGCGGTGGAGGCCGGGGCCACCATGGTCCAAGGCACCATCAATGGCTACGGGGAGCGCTGTGGTAATGCTAACCTCTGCACCCTGATCCCGAATTTGCAACTCAAACTCCATTACGACTGCATCAAACCGGAACAGCTAGCCCACCTCACCAGCACCAGCCGTTTGATCAGTGAAATGGTTAACCTAGCCCCCGATGACCATGCTCCTTTTGTGGGGCGATCGGCCTTTGCCCATAAAGGGGGAATCCATGTCTCGGCAGTGCAACGTAATCCCTTCACCTATGAGCATATTGCCCCGGAGTTGGTTGGCAACGAGCGACGTATTGTAGTGTCAGAACAAGCCGGGTTGAGCAATGTTTTGTCTAAAGCAGAGTTATTCGGCATTGCCTTAGATCGTCAAGATCCCGCTTGCCGTACCATTCTGGAAACCTTGAAAGACTTGGAACAGCAAGGTTACCAATTTGAAGCAGCGGAGGCCAGCTTTGAACTGCTAATGCGCCAGGCCATGGGCGATCGCCAACCCCTATTTGTAGTGCAAGGCTTCCAGGTACATTGTGACCTGCTGACCCCGGCGGAAAATCCTGCTTACCGTAATGCTTTGGCCACGGTAAAAGTAACCGTCAATGGGCAAAATATTTTGGAAGTGGCGGAAGGCAATGGCCCTGTGTCAGCCCTAGACCAAGCTCTGAGGAAAGCCTTGACCCGTTTTTATCCCCAAATTGCCGATTTCCACCTCACTGATTACAAAGTACGGATTTTGGATGGAGGGGCCGGTACTTCGGCTAAAACCCGCGTACTAGTGGAATCCAGCAATGGCGATCGCCGTTGGACTACGGTGGGGGTATCAGGCAATATTTTGGAAGCTTCCTACCAAGCCGTGGTGGAAGGCATTGAGTACGGTCTACGTTTACTAACCTGTGGTCTGACCAATCAGACTGTAACCCCAAGTTGA
- a CDS encoding NUDIX hydrolase, giving the protein MWHLPPSNLQKWHICHSRMVLDNPWCRVRQDTVQLPNGTLIDDYFVNVRPEIVMVLAVTSQQEIIFVRQYRHGVQEILLELPAGTFFPHQESPTVAIRRELEEETGYQIVSLLSLGCIYDNPVKDQSRLHLFLAPDVAPTGKKAWDVTEEIEVVLMPIAVVREQIFSGQIRVAGSLAALLLGLEKITQLDDDK; this is encoded by the coding sequence ATGTGGCATCTTCCCCCCAGTAATTTGCAAAAATGGCATATTTGCCACAGTCGTATGGTGCTAGATAATCCCTGGTGTCGGGTGCGTCAGGATACAGTGCAATTGCCCAATGGGACTTTGATTGATGACTACTTTGTCAACGTGCGACCGGAAATTGTCATGGTTTTGGCCGTCACTTCCCAGCAGGAAATTATTTTTGTGCGGCAGTATCGCCATGGGGTGCAAGAAATTTTGCTGGAACTACCCGCCGGTACCTTTTTCCCTCACCAGGAAAGCCCCACCGTCGCCATTCGTAGGGAACTAGAGGAAGAAACCGGTTACCAGATTGTCAGTTTGCTTAGTTTGGGTTGTATTTATGACAATCCGGTTAAAGATCAATCCCGTCTCCATCTTTTTCTCGCCCCTGATGTGGCTCCCACAGGCAAAAAAGCCTGGGATGTAACGGAAGAAATTGAAGTGGTGTTAATGCCGATCGCCGTAGTGCGGGAGCAGATTTTTTCTGGACAAATTAGGGTGGCGGGCAGTTTGGCAGCTCTGTTACTAGGTCTGGAAAAAATCACCCAACTTGATGACGACAAGTGA